In Pseudomonadota bacterium, the sequence CTTCTTCGGCGAGATGTCGCTGCTCACGGGCGACCCCAGAACCGCTACTGTGGTGGCGCTCGAGGAAACCGAGCTCCTCCGCCTCGACAAGGAAGCGTTCCGCAAGATCATGGAAGAGAATCCGCGCGCCGAAGAGCTCATCTCCACGATTCTCGAACGGCGCCAGGAGTACAGTGCCCAGAAGAAGGCGCAGGCCGCGCGGACAGAAGAGAGCGCCGATGCGTCCGGGTCGACCTCGAACACCCGCGCCATCTTCGTGCAGAAGATACGCGACTTCTTCGCCTACTGACCCTCAGAGAATGGCCCCCGGGTCGTTGCCTGTGCCGCGCGTCACCGCCAGGGCGAAGGCAGCTCGGCGAGTCGCTCCGGATCGGCGACCTCGAGGCAGGCGTCGACGCCGCTGGGGATGTCGCGAGACTTCATGGTTCCCGTGAGCGGGTCGAGCATCACGCACACATTGCGAAACGCGCCCAGTGCAACCCGCTCCTCTCCGCGATAGATGGCAAACCACAGCTCAACCGCCCGTCGTCGCTTGCTCGCCACAATGACAAGCACATCGACCTCGTCGTCGACATGCAGCGGTGCCTGATAGGTACAGGTGGCGCGCACCCGCGGCCAGGCCACCGTACCATCGCCCTCGCGCTCAAAGACACGCAGGCCCAGGCTGCGGAAGAACGCGTGCTCGGCGCTCTCCATGAAGCGAAAGTAGTTGGCGAAGTGCATCACGCCGCCAGAATCGACTTCCGCAAATTCGACGCGACGACGATGAAGGAACTCAGAAGGCATGGCCCCAGACTACGCCCGCGACCACAGCCTTCCTGCCGAAGGTCGGCGCCCTGGCGAAGCCGACGCGTGGCACACGCACCGACCAGCCTCAGAGGAGACCTTCCAACGAAGGTGTAACCTCACAGCGCCACACCCGGGTTCGGGTGCGAGTGCAGTACGGGAGGAACATTTTCCATGAAGCGCCTCATCCATGTCGCCATGCTGGCCATCGCCCTCGTGGCGGGCTTCAGCCTCACCGCGTGGGCCGATGCCCCGACGCGAATCCCCATCTCGATCTACACCGAGCCGGCAGGCGGCGTGGTGCACATCGACAACCAGAAGATCGGCAATGCCCCTGTCACCGACTGGGTCGTGGCCCCGGGCACGCACAAGGTCGCCATCAGCCGTCAGGGCAAGGTGGTCTGCACGCGTGAGATCAAGGTGAGCAAGGCCGAGCGCTTCACCATCAACGCCCCCATGAGCGTAGCCTGCGCCGCCATGTGCAAGAAGTGCATGGCCGCCATGGCGAAGTGCGCCGCGTGCAAGAAGGCAGGCAAGACCTGCGCCATGTGCGCCGAGATGTGCGCGAAGTGCGCCGACTGCAAGCAGATGAGCGCCAAGCCGGCCGCCAAGGCAGGATCTGATTGCTGCGGCGACTGCAAGCGACTGGGCAAGACCTGCCCGAAGTGCGCCACCAAGAAGTGCGAGAACCACTGCAAGAAGGGCTAGGCGCTTCTGCGATGAGGCTCGACTGAG encodes:
- a CDS encoding acyl-CoA thioesterase produces the protein MPSEFLHRRRVEFAEVDSGGVMHFANYFRFMESAEHAFFRSLGLRVFEREGDGTVAWPRVRATCTYQAPLHVDDEVDVLVIVASKRRRAVELWFAIYRGEERVALGAFRNVCVMLDPLTGTMKSRDIPSGVDACLEVADPERLAELPSPWR
- a CDS encoding PEGA domain-containing protein, which gives rise to MKRLIHVAMLAIALVAGFSLTAWADAPTRIPISIYTEPAGGVVHIDNQKIGNAPVTDWVVAPGTHKVAISRQGKVVCTREIKVSKAERFTINAPMSVACAAMCKKCMAAMAKCAACKKAGKTCAMCAEMCAKCADCKQMSAKPAAKAGSDCCGDCKRLGKTCPKCATKKCENHCKKG